One window of the Drosophila gunungcola strain Sukarami unplaced genomic scaffold, Dgunungcola_SK_2 000316F, whole genome shotgun sequence genome contains the following:
- the LOC128266087 gene encoding uncharacterized protein LOC128266087, with protein sequence MKRRRHAMKVSVLRSVASSNKVAWKAPGTVVKVIFIVGYALAFSILQKSKQIRTKYFCTSYIPTIRRPSSIPTSACSVPLLLSSENTVGDHERKPEVDKDSVKWTKSTTESVLQPSSRKEKSHHRVIELNKVRLLKLQHKKLENLTTEFMQKIRTLAFQGVQRDYKFVAVVVNENCKFVFHADDLHRLPKNL encoded by the exons CAAAGTAGCCTGGAAAGCACCGGGTACAGTggtaaaagttatatttatagtGGGCTATGCCTTAGCATTCAGTATACTTCAAAAGTCCAAGCAGATCAGAACCAAGTATTTTTGTACCTCTTACATCCCGACCATCCGCAGACCCAGTTCCATACCGACCAGTGCGTGCTCCGTGCCTTTGCTTCTATCCTCCGAGAATACAGTGGGCGATCATGAACGTAAGCCTGAAGTGGACAAGGACTCTGTCAAGTGGACTAAGTCAACGACAGAATCTG TTCTCCAGCCGTCCTCGAGAAAGGAAAAATCGCATCATCGGGTAATCGAGTTGAACAAGGTGCGACTTTTGAAGTTGCAGCACAAGAAGCTGGAGAACTTGACGACGGAGTTCATGCAAAAAATCCGCACCTTGGCATTTCAAGGGGTTCAAAGAGACTACAAGTTTGTGGCCGTGGTGGTGAACGAGAACTGCAAATTCGTGTTTCACGCCGACGATCTGCACCGATTGCCCAAGAATCTTTAA